The following proteins are co-located in the Pyrobaculum calidifontis JCM 11548 genome:
- a CDS encoding acylphosphatase, with protein MELVRAHIFVRGKVQGVFFRQSMKDVANKYGVKGWVRNRRDGRTVEAVLEGPKDAVLKVIEWARVGPPGARVEDLEVKWEEYKGEFNDFSILPTE; from the coding sequence GTGGAGCTGGTGAGAGCGCATATATTTGTCAGAGGGAAGGTACAGGGAGTCTTCTTTAGACAGTCCATGAAAGATGTAGCAAATAAGTACGGGGTCAAAGGCTGGGTTCGGAACCGGCGTGATGGGAGGACCGTGGAGGCTGTGCTGGAGGGGCCCAAAGACGCCGTGTTAAAGGTTATTGAGTGGGCGCGCGTCGGCCCGCCCGGGGCCAGAGTTGAAGACCTCGAGGTCAAGTGGGAAGAGTACAAGGGGGAGTTCAACGACTTTTCTATCTTGCCCACTGAGTAG
- a CDS encoding HEPN domain-containing protein, producing MPPVHPKWLERHVRHMEEALRGAERGDAQWACYNAYVAVRALLMGLQGYDPYAPLPLLTALPSLVKKVVGNPAEGVLECAYCLERRLHDPDAVKCVKCADVISQALFPASTQWAR from the coding sequence ATGCCCCCCGTACATCCCAAGTGGCTTGAAAGACATGTGAGACACATGGAAGAGGCGCTCAGGGGGGCTGAAAGGGGAGATGCCCAGTGGGCTTGCTACAACGCATACGTGGCAGTCAGAGCGCTGTTAATGGGCCTACAGGGCTATGACCCCTACGCCCCACTTCCCCTACTAACCGCGTTGCCCTCTCTCGTCAAGAAAGTTGTGGGCAACCCCGCTGAGGGTGTCTTAGAATGTGCCTACTGCCTAGAGCGGAGACTTCACGACCCCGATGCGGTTAAGTGCGTCAAATGTGCAGACGTAATTTCGCAGGCCCTATTCCCCGCCTCTACTCAGTGGGCAAGATAG
- a CDS encoding class I SAM-dependent methyltransferase produces the protein MDIDPGAVIYLKKALREFVELGLLDVRLGAAEALPYGDKECDSAVSVAALHHFRDIYAALREMARVTRRVVVVYDWTPNASGVTNPHSAEELRRKMGADLAAAKSLGYAV, from the coding sequence GTGGACATTGACCCAGGCGCGGTTATTTATCTAAAAAAGGCGCTTAGAGAATTTGTCGAGCTGGGACTGCTCGACGTGCGGCTGGGGGCCGCCGAGGCGCTCCCCTACGGCGACAAGGAGTGCGACTCCGCCGTGTCTGTAGCCGCGTTGCACCACTTTAGGGACATCTATGCTGCCTTGAGAGAAATGGCCAGAGTCACCAGAAGAGTCGTCGTTGTGTACGACTGGACTCCAAACGCAAGCGGCGTGACAAACCCCCACAGCGCCGAGGAGCTTAGGAGAAAGATGGGGGCCGACCTCGCCGCGGCGAAGTCGCTCGGCTACGCGGTCTAA
- a CDS encoding phospholipase D-like domain-containing protein: MRLVVLLTLAAFLVLAVGPIRLEVQSVLVSPVNTTLIVDYVKAAKKAVYMEVYVFTYKPLADALASAAKRGVDVVVVLSARVYGGVPQSAKEIASYLEANGVKVKWNSDFPNVHTKLYVIDNETVIIGNINPTASGFTKNKGIMLVIKNATLARQLATIVLNDYRGVYPRYNYPGVLVSPINSQDGLLWILSQPGVRYIAMEQIYVDSGLVPYIVNGPYYAVVARTDADINTAVDEDLVAKIIVVGNYVYVGSINIGYYSIQRNREVGLLIENPGLAQRLKTLVMKWYQEAGGKVETTTEASTATAPPSTSTTPKAQNAGRSYSLDVLIWLAIIIIAILFVIWANRRRP, translated from the coding sequence ATGCGGCTAGTTGTCCTTCTCACACTGGCGGCCTTCCTTGTACTCGCGGTTGGCCCCATAAGGCTGGAAGTCCAAAGCGTGCTCGTATCGCCAGTCAACACCACGTTGATTGTGGACTACGTGAAAGCGGCTAAAAAAGCCGTCTACATGGAGGTGTATGTCTTCACGTATAAGCCCTTGGCAGACGCCCTCGCCTCCGCGGCCAAGAGGGGTGTTGACGTAGTCGTCGTATTGTCGGCCCGAGTTTACGGCGGAGTGCCACAGTCGGCAAAGGAGATAGCCAGCTACCTAGAGGCCAACGGGGTGAAGGTGAAGTGGAACAGCGACTTCCCCAATGTACATACAAAGCTCTACGTAATTGACAACGAGACTGTGATCATTGGCAACATTAACCCCACTGCGTCCGGTTTTACAAAGAACAAGGGCATTATGCTCGTGATAAAAAACGCCACATTGGCGCGTCAATTGGCCACAATTGTCTTAAACGACTACCGCGGCGTCTACCCACGGTACAATTACCCAGGCGTCTTAGTCTCGCCGATAAACTCCCAAGACGGCCTCCTGTGGATTCTCTCACAGCCCGGCGTCAGATACATAGCCATGGAACAGATCTACGTCGACTCCGGCCTCGTCCCCTACATAGTCAACGGGCCTTACTACGCGGTCGTGGCTAGGACAGACGCCGACATAAACACCGCCGTAGATGAAGACCTCGTGGCTAAGATAATCGTGGTGGGGAACTACGTGTATGTGGGCTCTATAAACATCGGCTACTACTCCATCCAGAGGAACCGCGAGGTAGGGCTACTTATAGAAAACCCGGGGCTGGCCCAGAGACTAAAAACGCTGGTCATGAAGTGGTACCAGGAGGCTGGGGGCAAGGTAGAAACGACGACAGAGGCCTCGACCGCCACAGCGCCTCCCTCTACGTCTACTACTCCTAAGGCGCAAAACGCCGGGAGGAGCTACTCGCTGGACGTATTGATATGGCTGGCGATAATAATAATCGCAATTCTCTTCGTCATTTGGGCCAACAGGAGGAGGCCCTAG
- a CDS encoding helix-turn-helix domain-containing protein: protein MEEYLKRSVGERIAALRRERGLSLSELAERAGVSKSTLYEIEMGRVAPSVTTLWKIANALEVGFGALVPEWVLVSERSVDVLLIERGDGFEAYLMRLKPYAVHVSRPHVGVVSEYVFVAKGAAVVGPVDSPIFLREGEATEFPGNVPHFYAPFGGETRLIVRLVYAQKESAELPLGVRVVKRPPGPLGLWSSGDVREFGTTRGRYIYRSFWAEVEIAPWLSEIHKRLLQSLKNIDVETLKKYAEGDGPLKFLAVETLAYFGIYMDVNVSVGSAETTFGEIFSPAHYARYEVYHPGYGRQIVYINELVERLGVREVLDVGTGPGYHLFYRADCVEPEAAFWEMLKGKCRQVLKEFDVSRSYNAVVAMGSPHRIGIEVFLEKVSAVLKSGGFLIVADEFPGEFKDEEERVINVARHHAAYVLDIWPRDVDPALAAPLLEIYLARDMARVVEHAAAFRAGLELAQGHPFVEFAKLEALSMYLGMMYYEEKKTHLAEFVSLAKSAGFRLVEKSRVYHTYGDGGTYVLLFERV from the coding sequence GTGGAGGAGTATTTGAAGCGGAGCGTCGGCGAAAGAATTGCGGCGTTGAGGAGAGAGCGTGGGCTATCGCTGAGCGAGTTGGCGGAGAGGGCGGGTGTGTCAAAGTCTACGTTGTATGAGATAGAGATGGGTCGCGTGGCGCCTAGCGTTACTACTTTGTGGAAGATTGCAAACGCCTTGGAGGTTGGCTTTGGGGCTCTTGTGCCAGAGTGGGTCTTGGTGTCTGAGCGTTCCGTTGACGTTCTATTAATCGAACGGGGAGACGGTTTTGAAGCGTACTTAATGAGACTTAAGCCATACGCCGTCCACGTCTCGCGGCCCCACGTCGGCGTCGTAAGCGAGTATGTCTTTGTCGCAAAGGGCGCGGCGGTGGTGGGCCCCGTAGATTCGCCTATTTTTCTACGCGAGGGAGAAGCTACGGAGTTCCCGGGCAACGTCCCCCACTTCTATGCCCCGTTTGGCGGAGAGACGAGACTCATAGTTAGGCTAGTTTATGCGCAGAAGGAGTCAGCGGAGTTGCCTCTAGGCGTAAGAGTGGTGAAACGCCCGCCTGGGCCGCTGGGGCTTTGGTCTAGTGGGGACGTGAGGGAGTTTGGGACAACACGTGGGAGATACATCTATAGGTCGTTTTGGGCAGAGGTGGAAATTGCCCCATGGCTCAGTGAAATCCATAAGCGGTTGCTACAGTCGTTGAAGAATATAGACGTTGAAACTCTTAAAAAGTACGCAGAGGGGGATGGCCCCTTGAAGTTTTTGGCGGTGGAGACGTTGGCGTACTTTGGCATATATATGGACGTCAACGTGAGTGTTGGAAGCGCTGAGACGACGTTTGGGGAAATTTTCAGCCCTGCCCACTACGCGAGATACGAGGTATACCACCCAGGCTATGGGAGACAGATCGTGTACATAAACGAGTTAGTCGAAAGACTTGGCGTAAGGGAGGTACTCGACGTGGGCACCGGGCCTGGATACCACTTGTTCTACCGGGCGGACTGTGTAGAACCTGAGGCCGCGTTCTGGGAGATGTTGAAGGGCAAGTGTAGGCAAGTGTTGAAGGAGTTCGACGTCTCTAGGAGCTACAACGCCGTAGTCGCCATGGGATCCCCCCACCGTATCGGCATTGAGGTCTTTCTGGAGAAGGTGAGCGCCGTCTTAAAGTCCGGCGGCTTTTTAATAGTGGCAGACGAATTTCCAGGGGAGTTCAAAGACGAGGAGGAGCGGGTGATAAACGTGGCGAGGCACCATGCGGCGTATGTGTTAGACATTTGGCCACGCGATGTCGACCCGGCGCTCGCGGCGCCCCTCTTAGAGATATACCTAGCCCGAGATATGGCCAGGGTAGTCGAGCACGCGGCCGCTTTCAGGGCTGGCCTCGAGCTGGCGCAGGGCCACCCCTTCGTCGAATTTGCAAAACTGGAGGCTCTGTCGATGTACCTGGGGATGATGTACTACGAGGAGAAAAAGACGCACTTGGCTGAGTTTGTGAGTCTTGCCAAATCTGCGGGCTTTAGGCTTGTTGAGAAATCCAGAGTTTACCACACTTATGGAGACGGAGGCACCTATGTCCTCCTGTTTGAAAGAGTTTAA
- a CDS encoding PadR family transcriptional regulator: protein MFKRRRGLYKGVVLYMLKSRPLSGYEILKELAKLTGGRFTPSPGSLYPLLSYLEAEGLVEAREVYVGRRRKKVYALTQAGEAYLKELEENPEFVQLLQELERGPGGADFLAAIRDELAYIEEVFDEVEDGNADTLKEIYEILKRLEAKVLQRLSKSS from the coding sequence ATGTTTAAACGTAGGCGCGGCCTCTACAAGGGGGTAGTGCTCTACATGCTTAAGTCAAGGCCTCTGAGCGGCTACGAGATTCTCAAGGAGTTGGCCAAGCTTACTGGCGGTCGCTTCACTCCGTCGCCCGGCTCTCTCTACCCACTGCTCTCGTATTTAGAGGCCGAGGGGCTTGTGGAGGCCAGGGAGGTGTATGTGGGGAGGCGTAGGAAGAAGGTATACGCCTTGACGCAGGCGGGGGAGGCATATCTAAAGGAGCTTGAGGAAAATCCAGAGTTTGTCCAACTATTGCAGGAGCTTGAGAGGGGCCCCGGCGGGGCGGACTTCCTCGCCGCTATTAGAGACGAGCTGGCGTACATAGAGGAGGTCTTCGACGAAGTGGAAGACGGAAACGCCGACACTCTGAAAGAGATATACGAAATACTTAAGCGGTTGGAGGCAAAGGTATTACAGAGGCTTTCTAAATCCAGTTAG
- a CDS encoding nicotinamide-nucleotide adenylyltransferase, whose protein sequence is MMRALFPGRFQPPHWGHVYAIREILREVDEVIAAVGSAQFNYIAKDPFTAGERIWMLREALREGRVDLSRVIIVPIPNVENNLEWLGRVKSYVPPFHVVYTGNPFVALLFRQAGYEVRQQPLYRRDLYSSTRVRDLIIRRDPKWEELVPASVAAIIKQVGGEERLRIASLGEAEPHMW, encoded by the coding sequence GTGATGCGCGCATTGTTTCCCGGGCGCTTTCAGCCGCCGCACTGGGGCCACGTATACGCCATTAGAGAAATTCTAAGGGAAGTAGACGAGGTCATCGCCGCGGTGGGCTCCGCCCAATTTAACTACATAGCCAAGGACCCCTTCACCGCGGGGGAGAGGATATGGATGCTTAGAGAGGCCCTCAGAGAGGGCAGAGTTGACCTAAGCCGCGTCATTATTGTCCCTATACCAAACGTGGAGAACAACTTGGAGTGGCTCGGGAGGGTCAAGTCGTACGTCCCGCCGTTCCACGTGGTATACACGGGGAACCCCTTCGTAGCCCTCCTCTTTAGACAAGCCGGCTACGAGGTGCGGCAACAGCCGCTGTACCGCAGAGACCTCTACAGCTCCACGAGGGTACGTGATTTGATTATACGCAGAGACCCCAAGTGGGAAGAGCTTGTACCAGCCTCAGTGGCGGCAATAATAAAACAGGTAGGTGGAGAAGAAAGACTAAGAATAGCATCACTCGGCGAGGCAGAGCCACATATGTGGTAA
- a CDS encoding NAD+ synthase, with the protein MSVDPKSVVDAVDYDKAASIIVEFIVRQVGEAGARGVVVGLSGGIDSTVAAALAVKALGSERVLGLIMPSVFTPVEDVRDAEEVAERLGIRMRKVDITPIVESFKRSIPDYVEDRLASGNLLPRIRMTILYYYANRDNLLVLGTGDRSELLLGYFTKYGDGGVDLLPIGGLYKLQVREMARRLGFSKIAAKPSSPRLWPGHMAEAELGATYDVIDPILFAVFDMGKPVDEVKRVYGPVVDLVLQRVQRNRHKLNPPPIPDLAPARRNV; encoded by the coding sequence CTGTCTGTGGATCCTAAGTCTGTCGTCGACGCGGTGGACTACGACAAGGCGGCTTCAATAATTGTAGAGTTTATAGTGAGGCAGGTGGGTGAGGCAGGTGCGCGGGGCGTAGTTGTGGGGCTTAGTGGTGGGATTGACTCCACGGTGGCGGCGGCGCTTGCGGTCAAGGCGCTTGGGAGTGAGAGAGTTCTGGGGTTGATAATGCCGTCGGTCTTTACGCCTGTGGAGGATGTGCGAGACGCTGAGGAGGTGGCGGAGAGGCTGGGGATTCGCATGAGGAAGGTGGACATTACGCCGATTGTGGAGAGCTTTAAGAGGTCTATACCGGACTACGTAGAGGATAGGCTGGCGTCGGGGAACCTCCTCCCGAGGATTAGGATGACCATACTCTACTACTACGCCAATAGGGACAACTTGCTGGTGTTGGGGACTGGGGATAGGAGCGAGCTTCTCTTGGGGTATTTCACCAAGTACGGGGACGGCGGCGTGGATCTGTTGCCCATCGGCGGCCTTTACAAGCTCCAGGTGAGAGAGATGGCTAGGCGGCTGGGCTTTTCTAAAATAGCGGCTAAGCCCAGTAGCCCCCGGCTCTGGCCTGGGCACATGGCCGAGGCGGAGCTCGGCGCTACCTACGACGTAATAGACCCCATACTTTTCGCCGTATTTGACATGGGGAAGCCCGTGGATGAGGTGAAGAGGGTGTACGGCCCAGTGGTTGACCTAGTGCTCCAGAGAGTGCAGCGGAATAGGCACAAGCTTAACCCGCCTCCCATCCCCGACCTAGCCCCCGCGAGGAGGAATGTTTAA
- the glcV gene encoding glucose ABC transporter ATP-binding protein GlcV, with the protein MVSVLVERLEKVFPPNTYALRDVSVEIRDGEFLVVLGPSGSGKTTFIRCIAGLETPTKGRILFGDEPVVDVEKGVFVPPAKRNVGMVFQNWALYPHMKVFDNIAFPLKIKKLPRHEIQRRVKEVAEALEIAHLLDRYPRQLSGGQQQRVAIARALVKEPQVLLMDEPFSNLDARLRISAREFVKGLQRKLKITTILVTHDQHDAYALADRLMVINNGEVQQIGTTDEVLNNPANLFVAQFFGDPPINVVEGEGRGEYVDLGDLKIPVKAPEGKLQVGIRPTDVYVAEAPLSPNDVALPPARVKLVEYLGFTPIAVVTWGKTELRAVAYGKAAEGGTVKVFLKPEGVKLFRDGKRIR; encoded by the coding sequence GTGGTTTCTGTACTGGTGGAGAGGCTTGAGAAAGTCTTTCCTCCTAACACATACGCGCTGAGGGACGTGTCTGTGGAGATTAGGGATGGGGAGTTCCTAGTGGTTTTGGGGCCCTCTGGCTCTGGCAAAACGACCTTCATAAGGTGTATTGCTGGGCTTGAGACGCCGACTAAGGGCCGCATCCTCTTTGGAGACGAGCCCGTGGTAGACGTGGAGAAGGGGGTTTTCGTGCCGCCTGCCAAGAGGAACGTGGGCATGGTGTTTCAAAACTGGGCGCTCTACCCGCACATGAAGGTATTTGACAACATAGCCTTCCCGCTTAAGATCAAGAAGTTGCCCCGCCACGAGATTCAGCGGAGGGTTAAGGAGGTAGCCGAGGCGCTTGAGATAGCCCACCTCCTGGACAGGTACCCTAGGCAACTCTCTGGAGGGCAACAGCAGAGAGTCGCCATAGCCAGGGCGTTGGTCAAAGAGCCACAGGTCTTGCTCATGGACGAGCCCTTCTCTAACCTAGACGCAAGGCTGCGGATTTCTGCCAGAGAGTTTGTGAAAGGGCTTCAGAGGAAGTTGAAAATTACCACTATCCTTGTTACCCACGACCAGCACGACGCCTACGCCTTGGCGGATCGCCTCATGGTGATAAACAACGGCGAGGTGCAGCAGATAGGCACCACAGACGAGGTTCTCAACAACCCGGCGAACCTCTTCGTGGCACAGTTCTTCGGCGACCCTCCCATAAACGTGGTGGAGGGGGAGGGGAGGGGCGAGTACGTCGACTTGGGAGACTTAAAGATCCCCGTGAAGGCGCCGGAGGGGAAGTTGCAAGTTGGCATAAGGCCCACAGACGTGTACGTGGCCGAGGCCCCCCTGTCGCCTAACGACGTCGCGCTACCGCCAGCACGCGTGAAGCTCGTGGAATACCTAGGCTTTACCCCCATCGCCGTTGTGACGTGGGGCAAAACGGAGCTCAGAGCCGTGGCCTATGGCAAGGCCGCAGAGGGCGGCACAGTCAAGGTGTTTCTGAAGCCGGAGGGGGTGAAGCTCTTTAGAGATGGCAAGCGAATTAGGTAA
- a CDS encoding AzlC family ABC transporter permease — MSSCLKEFKGGVAAGLSLLLPYFSVSVIFGATWTAAGLPALLAVVSSAFIFAGAAQFILLGLKDAPVFGALLAIAVNLRHLAYGSAMAAKRLRPLLALGLTDEVFAIAHGAADPCRVLGVETVAYAAWVLGTAAGATLGLFVPKLNADAVLGVLLLAVSLRPLKSVANVSTVAWAVTVFVALWLLSLAAPARVAYGLGMDAAVAAVALATYLFRLSGFYLRLGGGAKAARAILIALGFKSLASALVAEPVSTLVVVVSASLALWRGARVEAAVVLSSLVALLMSLTAF; from the coding sequence ATGTCCTCCTGTTTGAAAGAGTTTAAGGGGGGCGTTGCCGCTGGCTTGTCTCTACTCCTGCCGTATTTCTCGGTGTCCGTAATCTTTGGGGCGACGTGGACGGCGGCTGGCCTCCCAGCCCTTTTGGCCGTGGTTTCAAGCGCGTTTATTTTCGCAGGAGCAGCACAATTTATTTTACTCGGCTTAAAAGACGCCCCCGTCTTTGGCGCCTTGCTTGCAATTGCCGTGAATTTGAGGCACTTGGCCTACGGCTCGGCGATGGCGGCTAAGAGGCTGAGGCCCCTCTTGGCGCTTGGGCTTACGGACGAGGTCTTTGCCATTGCGCACGGTGCCGCAGACCCTTGCCGCGTCTTAGGGGTAGAGACAGTGGCCTATGCAGCTTGGGTCTTGGGCACAGCGGCTGGGGCAACGCTGGGACTTTTTGTTCCCAAGTTGAACGCCGACGCCGTGCTGGGAGTCCTCCTCCTAGCCGTCTCGCTACGTCCTCTGAAGTCTGTGGCAAATGTAAGCACCGTGGCTTGGGCAGTGACAGTGTTCGTGGCGCTCTGGTTGCTCTCCCTAGCGGCCCCAGCCCGCGTAGCATACGGACTGGGCATGGACGCCGCAGTGGCCGCCGTGGCCTTAGCCACGTACTTATTCCGCCTGTCGGGATTCTACTTGAGGCTTGGCGGCGGGGCAAAGGCGGCTCGCGCTATACTCATAGCACTGGGCTTTAAATCCCTGGCCTCAGCCCTTGTGGCGGAACCCGTGTCGACTCTCGTCGTTGTCGTCTCTGCGTCATTGGCGCTGTGGCGTGGAGCCAGGGTGGAGGCGGCCGTTGTCCTATCATCCCTCGTGGCGCTTCTCATGAGCCTTACTGCTTTTTAA
- the deoC gene encoding deoxyribose-phosphate aldolase — protein sequence MLHLVDFALLKPYLSIEEVVKGAEKAERLGVAAYCVNPAYAAYVKPLLKRVKLCVVVDFPFGALPTWARAGLVSKLAEVAEELDVVAPIGLVKSKAWREVRRDLISVVGAAGGRVVKVIVEEPYLTDEERYTLYDIVAEAGAHFIKSSTGFAEEAYAAKLGNPVASTPERAAAIARYVKERGYKLGVKMAGGIRTKEQARAIVEAIGFGEDPARVRLGTSTPEALA from the coding sequence ATGCTACACTTGGTAGACTTCGCCCTCCTAAAGCCGTATCTCTCAATCGAGGAAGTGGTCAAAGGCGCGGAAAAGGCCGAGCGGCTGGGCGTCGCCGCGTATTGTGTAAACCCCGCCTATGCCGCCTACGTGAAGCCCTTGTTAAAGAGGGTTAAGCTCTGTGTAGTTGTAGACTTCCCGTTTGGCGCCTTGCCCACTTGGGCCCGGGCGGGCCTAGTTTCTAAGCTCGCCGAGGTGGCGGAGGAGCTCGACGTCGTGGCGCCCATAGGCCTTGTGAAATCTAAGGCTTGGAGGGAGGTTAGGCGGGACTTGATTAGCGTCGTGGGCGCGGCTGGGGGCCGGGTAGTGAAGGTGATAGTGGAGGAGCCCTATTTGACGGATGAGGAGAGGTACACCCTGTACGACATAGTTGCCGAGGCAGGGGCGCACTTCATCAAGAGCTCGACGGGCTTCGCCGAGGAGGCCTACGCCGCGAAGCTGGGTAACCCCGTGGCTTCAACGCCCGAGAGGGCGGCCGCCATTGCCAGATACGTGAAAGAGCGTGGGTACAAGCTCGGCGTGAAGATGGCCGGGGGCATTAGGACCAAGGAGCAGGCGAGGGCGATAGTTGAGGCCATTGGATTCGGAGAAGACCCTGCCAGAGTGAGGCTGGGCACCTCTACCCCAGAGGCCCTAGCCTAG
- a CDS encoding AAA family ATPase has product MFVAVRNFGPFEHVEVELKPLTIIVGKNNVGKSTLAYLIWALAATTPNFRRNRELEAATADDVEDVVEMVKSGADAHERLVKIVKRYIDALPKALAVALEEALRKIYLADLFDLIRRGTDKAYISVKGANSAAEVVVTEKRVEVFHAPYAQFLEGLRFETLKPGVLRVPCEEKIQPVSTAYDVAKVIACIIAAYIRAAFGPLLFSASAAAFPDGRAGLSRALLRLSLPVTMSKEVSRVDEQYAGLFYRLAEYAYRGRVDMRLVEPLLAELGASLELVQEGGLYTVHIRTWTGKRLRLQQAPSGLRESIVAALALASEADPLLVVLEEPEARLHPGAQLALLRIIATAAKRGKYVLITTHSEETARILAKDVGMEKTAIYHAHPQKDKAVLTPLNTI; this is encoded by the coding sequence ATGTTTGTTGCCGTGAGGAATTTTGGCCCGTTTGAACACGTGGAAGTTGAGCTCAAGCCTTTGACCATTATCGTGGGCAAGAACAACGTGGGCAAGTCCACCTTGGCATATTTAATCTGGGCCTTGGCTGCCACAACGCCTAACTTTAGGAGGAATAGAGAGCTTGAGGCGGCCACGGCTGACGACGTGGAAGACGTGGTGGAGATGGTTAAGTCGGGGGCGGATGCCCATGAGAGACTTGTGAAAATTGTCAAGAGGTACATAGATGCCTTGCCCAAGGCCCTGGCCGTGGCCTTGGAAGAGGCGTTGCGGAAGATATACCTCGCCGACCTATTTGACTTAATTAGGAGGGGGACAGACAAGGCGTACATCTCCGTTAAAGGGGCCAACTCGGCCGCTGAGGTCGTGGTCACTGAGAAGAGAGTGGAGGTGTTCCACGCCCCCTATGCGCAGTTTCTAGAAGGACTGCGGTTTGAGACTCTCAAGCCGGGGGTTTTGAGGGTGCCCTGTGAGGAGAAGATTCAGCCGGTCTCCACGGCCTACGACGTTGCAAAAGTCATCGCGTGCATAATAGCGGCGTATATACGCGCAGCCTTTGGCCCCCTCCTCTTCTCCGCCAGCGCCGCGGCGTTTCCCGACGGCAGGGCAGGGCTTTCTAGGGCGCTTCTGAGGCTGTCGTTGCCCGTGACTATGTCCAAGGAGGTGTCGCGGGTGGACGAGCAGTACGCCGGCCTCTTCTACCGCCTCGCCGAGTACGCATACAGGGGGCGCGTAGACATGAGGCTCGTGGAACCCCTCTTGGCGGAGCTCGGCGCCTCGTTAGAGCTAGTGCAGGAGGGCGGGCTATACACAGTACACATCAGAACTTGGACCGGCAAGCGCCTCCGCCTCCAACAAGCGCCCTCGGGGCTCCGCGAGTCTATCGTAGCGGCCCTAGCCCTGGCCTCGGAGGCAGACCCCCTCCTCGTAGTGCTCGAAGAGCCAGAGGCCCGCCTCCACCCAGGGGCACAGCTGGCCCTCCTTAGAATAATAGCAACCGCCGCCAAGAGGGGAAAATACGTCCTCATAACAACACACAGCGAAGAGACAGCCCGCATCCTCGCCAAGGACGTTGGCATGGAGAAGACAGCCATATATCACGCGCACCCACAAAAGGACAAAGCTGTGTTGACACCGCTGAACACAATATAA